The Populus trichocarpa isolate Nisqually-1 chromosome 2, P.trichocarpa_v4.1, whole genome shotgun sequence genome has a window encoding:
- the LOC7494005 gene encoding proteasome subunit beta type-1 — translation MTKQQARFEPYDFNGGTCVAIAGADYCVVAADTRMSTGYNILTRDYSKIYKLADKCLMASSGFQADVRALQKVLGAKHLIYQHQHNKQMSCPAMARLLSNTLYYKRFFPYYTFNVLVGFDEEGKGCVYTYDAVGSYEKVGYSAQGSGAKLIMPVLDNQLKSPSPLLLPAQDAVTPLSEAEAIDVVKDVFASATERDIYTGDKLEIVILNADGMRREYAELRKD, via the exons ATGACTAAACAACAAGCCAGATTTGAACCCTACGATTTTAATGGAGG GACTTGCGTTGCGATTGCTGGAGCTGATTACTGTGTAGTCGCCGCTGATACTCGAATGTCTACCGGATACAATATTCTCACTCGCGATTACTCCAAAATCTATAAATT AGCGGACAAGTGTTTAATGGCCTCTTCTGGCTTTCAAGCTGATGTGAGAGCCCTACAAAAGGTTTTGGGGGCTAAGCACCTG ATCTATCAACATCAACACAACAAGCAGATGAGCTGCCCTGCCATGGCTCGACTTCTCTCCAACACTCTCTACTACAAACGTTTCTTCCCTTATTATACCTTCAACGTTTTGGTTGGCTTTGATGAGGAAG GAAAGGGCTGTGTTTACACTTACGATGCTGTCGGTTCCTATGAGAAGGTTGGGTATAGTGCCCAAGGTTCTGGTGCTAAACTCATCATGCCTGTGCTAGATAACCAGCTGAAGTCCCCCAGCCCTCTTTTATTACCTGCGCAG GACGCTGTAACTCCACTTTCTGAGGCAGAAGCAATTGATGTGGTCAAAGATGTTTTTGCATCTGCAACTGAGAGGGATATATACACT GGAGACAAGCTTGAAATTGTCATCTTAAATGCTGATGGTATGCGTCGTGAATATGCAGAGCTCAGAAAAGATTGA